From Streptomyces sp. NBC_01460, a single genomic window includes:
- a CDS encoding carbohydrate kinase family protein has product MRIAVTGSIATDHLMTFPGRFADQLVADQLHTVSLSFLVDNLDVRRGGVGANIAFGMGVLGTQPILVGAVGADFDDYRAWLDRHGVDTESVRVSDVLHTARFVCTTDADHNQIGSFYTGAMSEARLIELKSVADRVGGLDLVSIGADDPEAMLRHTEECRSRGIPFAADFSQQIARMDGEEIRILLDGATYLFSNEYEKGLIESKTGWTDEEILSKVGHRVTTLGSRGVRIEQAGQDPIEVGCAEEERKADPTGVGDAFRAGFLSGLAWGVSLERAAQIGCMLATLVIETVGTQEYTLRRSPFMDRFTKAYGDEAASEVRKHLS; this is encoded by the coding sequence GTGCGCATTGCAGTCACCGGCTCCATCGCCACCGACCACCTCATGACCTTCCCCGGCCGATTCGCCGACCAGCTGGTCGCGGATCAGCTGCACACGGTCTCGCTCTCCTTCCTGGTCGACAACCTCGACGTCCGCCGGGGCGGGGTCGGCGCCAACATCGCCTTCGGCATGGGCGTCCTCGGCACGCAGCCGATCCTCGTCGGCGCCGTCGGGGCCGACTTCGACGACTACCGCGCCTGGCTCGACCGGCACGGCGTCGACACCGAATCGGTCCGGGTCTCCGACGTCCTGCACACGGCGCGCTTCGTCTGCACGACGGACGCCGACCACAACCAGATCGGCTCCTTCTACACGGGGGCGATGAGCGAGGCCCGGCTGATCGAGCTCAAGAGCGTCGCCGACCGCGTCGGCGGCCTCGACCTCGTCTCGATCGGGGCCGACGACCCCGAGGCGATGCTCCGCCACACGGAGGAGTGCCGCTCCCGGGGCATCCCGTTCGCCGCGGACTTCTCCCAGCAGATCGCCAGGATGGACGGCGAGGAGATCCGGATCCTCCTCGACGGCGCGACGTACCTCTTCTCCAACGAGTACGAGAAGGGGCTCATCGAGTCCAAGACCGGCTGGACCGACGAGGAGATCCTGTCGAAGGTCGGCCACCGCGTCACCACCCTCGGCTCCCGGGGCGTCCGAATCGAGCAGGCCGGCCAGGACCCCATCGAGGTCGGCTGCGCGGAGGAGGAGCGCAAGGCCGACCCCACCGGCGTCGGCGACGCCTTCCGGGCCGGTTTCCTCTCGGGCCTCGCCTGGGGCGTGAGCCTGGAGCGCGCCGCCCAGATCGGCTGCATGCTCGCGACCCTGGTCATCGAGACGGTCGGCACCCAGGAGTACACCCTGCGCCGCAGCCCCTTCATGGACCGCTTCACCAAGGCCTACGGGGACGAGGCGGCCTCCGAGGTCCGGAAGCACCTCTCCTAG
- a CDS encoding histidine kinase codes for MTILGTGQVRARRWLRGHPLAFDAALAVVVLACMICASFTEPNPGHGRPVFGARVPEPSSVLLMVLGAGALVLRRRRPMAVLVVTGLLSVVEFLLMDPPAPVVMSAVVALFTVAARTDRPTTWRVGLLTMGGLAMAAMVAGPTPWYSQENLGVLAWTGLAGAAGDAVRSRRAFIDAIRERAERAERTREEEARRRVAEERLRIARDLHDVVAHHIALVNVQAGVAAHVMDKRPDQAKEALAHVREASRSALNELRTTVGLLRQTGDPEAPTEPAPGLAVLETLVGTFRNAGLPVEVACTDPDSPLPAAVDLAAYRIIQEALTNVRKHAGAGAKAEVSVVRVGETAEVTVLDDGTGAGPLPAQADSGRHGLIGMRERVTALGGTLTAGPRYGGGFRVHAILPVTSRTRAPGRPGAVGTTGGCV; via the coding sequence GTGACCATCCTCGGAACCGGGCAGGTGCGCGCCCGCCGCTGGCTGCGCGGCCACCCCCTCGCCTTCGACGCCGCCCTCGCCGTGGTCGTGCTCGCCTGCATGATCTGCGCGTCGTTCACCGAGCCGAACCCGGGCCACGGCCGCCCCGTCTTCGGCGCGCGGGTGCCCGAACCGTCGAGCGTGCTGCTGATGGTGCTCGGCGCCGGAGCGCTCGTCCTGCGGCGGCGCAGGCCGATGGCGGTGCTCGTGGTGACCGGGCTGCTGTCCGTCGTCGAGTTCCTCCTGATGGATCCGCCCGCCCCCGTCGTCATGAGCGCGGTCGTCGCGCTCTTCACCGTCGCGGCCAGGACCGACCGCCCCACCACCTGGCGGGTCGGCCTGCTCACCATGGGCGGGCTGGCCATGGCCGCGATGGTGGCCGGTCCGACGCCCTGGTACAGCCAGGAGAACCTGGGCGTCCTCGCCTGGACGGGCCTGGCCGGTGCCGCCGGCGACGCCGTCCGCAGCAGACGCGCGTTCATCGACGCGATCCGGGAGCGGGCCGAACGCGCGGAGCGCACCCGCGAGGAGGAGGCCCGCCGGCGGGTCGCCGAGGAGCGGCTGCGGATCGCCCGGGACCTGCACGACGTCGTCGCCCACCACATCGCCCTGGTCAACGTCCAGGCCGGCGTCGCGGCGCACGTCATGGACAAGCGCCCGGACCAGGCCAAGGAGGCGCTCGCCCACGTACGGGAGGCCAGCCGCTCCGCCCTCAACGAACTGCGGACCACGGTCGGGCTGCTGCGCCAGACCGGTGACCCGGAGGCGCCCACGGAACCCGCCCCCGGGCTCGCCGTCCTCGAGACCCTGGTCGGCACCTTCCGCAACGCCGGGCTCCCCGTGGAGGTGGCCTGCACCGATCCGGACAGCCCGCTGCCCGCGGCGGTGGACCTCGCGGCCTACCGGATCATCCAGGAGGCCCTGACCAATGTGCGCAAGCACGCCGGCGCCGGGGCGAAGGCCGAGGTCAGCGTCGTACGGGTCGGGGAGACCGCGGAGGTCACCGTGCTCGACGACGGCACGGGGGCGGGTCCCCTCCCCGCCCAGGCCGACAGCGGCAGGCACGGCCTGATCGGCATGCGCGAGCGGGTCACCGCGCTCGGCGGCACCCTCACGGCCGGACCGCGCTACGGGGGCGGATTCAGGGTCCATGCGATCCTTCCGGTCACATCCCGCACACGCGCGCCGGGGCGGCCGGGCGCGGTGGGGACGACGGGGGGATGCGTATGA
- a CDS encoding response regulator transcription factor — translation MTPIKVLLADDQALLRSAFRVLVDSEPDMQVVGEAADGAEAVELARSTRADVVLMDIRMPGTDGLTATRMISADPDLAGVRIVMLTTFEVDEYVVQSLRAGASGFLGKGAEPDELLNAIRVAAAGEALLSPVATKGLIASFLAQAGTDPDGPDGAEYSERLAALTGREREVLVQVAGGHSNDQIADRLVVSPLTVKTHVNRAMAKLGARDRAQLVVIAYESGLVRPRVE, via the coding sequence ATGACGCCCATCAAGGTGCTGCTCGCCGACGACCAGGCCCTGCTGCGCAGCGCGTTCCGGGTGCTGGTCGACTCCGAGCCCGACATGCAGGTCGTCGGTGAGGCCGCCGACGGGGCGGAGGCGGTGGAACTGGCCCGCTCGACCCGCGCCGACGTCGTGCTGATGGACATCCGGATGCCGGGCACCGACGGGCTCACCGCGACCCGGATGATCAGCGCGGACCCGGACCTCGCGGGGGTCCGGATCGTCATGCTCACCACCTTCGAGGTGGACGAGTACGTCGTGCAGTCCCTGCGGGCGGGTGCCTCCGGCTTCCTGGGCAAGGGCGCGGAACCCGACGAACTGCTCAACGCCATCAGGGTCGCCGCGGCGGGCGAGGCCCTGCTCTCCCCGGTCGCGACCAAGGGCCTCATCGCCAGCTTCCTCGCCCAGGCGGGCACCGACCCCGACGGGCCCGACGGCGCGGAGTACTCCGAGCGCCTCGCCGCGCTCACCGGGCGCGAGCGCGAGGTGCTCGTCCAGGTCGCGGGCGGGCACTCCAACGACCAGATCGCCGACCGGCTGGTCGTCAGCCCCCTCACGGTGAAGACCCATGTGAACCGGGCCATGGCGAAGCTGGGCGCGCGGGACCGCGCCCAATTGGTGGTCATCGCGTACGAATCGGGCCTGGTCCGTCCCCGGGTGGAGTGA
- the pspAA gene encoding PspA-associated protein PspAA, whose product MIVRIMGEGQVSLADSHVAELNELDDILLAEMESGDGPGFRTTLHALLDKVRELGSPLPDDALEPSELILPSPDATLEEVRSMLRDDGLIPG is encoded by the coding sequence ATGATCGTACGGATCATGGGGGAGGGCCAGGTCAGCCTGGCCGACAGTCATGTCGCGGAGCTGAACGAGCTCGACGACATACTCCTCGCGGAGATGGAGAGCGGTGACGGACCCGGTTTCCGCACCACGCTCCACGCGCTTCTGGACAAGGTGCGCGAGCTCGGCTCGCCGCTCCCCGACGACGCCCTCGAGCCGTCCGAACTGATCCTGCCGTCACCCGACGCCACCCTCGAAGAGGTGCGCTCCATGCTCCGCGACGACGGGCTGATCCCCGGCTGA
- the nadA gene encoding quinolinate synthase NadA, with product MRVVTTAQPLDVQPTPLALLLLGREADPRSERGVECPGDLPSPSDPDLVERARAAKEKLGDKVFVLGHHYQRDEVIQFADVTGDSFKLARDAAARPEAEYIVFCGVHFMAESADILTGDEQKVVLPDLAAGCSMADMATAEQVAECWDVLTEAGVADQVVPVSYMNSSADIKAFTGRHGGTICTSSNAKRALEWAFEQGEKVLFLPDQHLGRNTAVRDMGMSLEDCVLYNPHKPNGGLTAEQLRDAKMILWRGHCSVHGRFSVESVNDVRERIPGVNVLVHPECKHEVVAAADQVGSTEYIIKALEAAPAGSKWAIGTELNLVRRLANRFAAEDKEIVFLDKTVCFCSTMNRIDLPHLVWTLESLAEGNLVNRIQVDPETEKFAKLALERMLALP from the coding sequence GTGCGTGTCGTGACCACCGCCCAGCCCCTGGATGTCCAGCCGACACCCCTCGCCCTTCTGCTGCTCGGCCGCGAGGCCGACCCCCGGAGCGAGCGCGGGGTCGAATGCCCCGGTGACCTGCCCTCCCCGTCCGACCCGGACCTGGTGGAGAGGGCCCGCGCCGCCAAGGAGAAGCTCGGGGACAAGGTCTTCGTGCTCGGCCACCACTACCAGCGCGACGAGGTCATCCAGTTCGCGGACGTCACCGGCGACTCGTTCAAGCTCGCCCGGGACGCGGCGGCACGGCCGGAGGCGGAGTACATCGTCTTCTGCGGTGTGCACTTCATGGCGGAGTCCGCGGACATCCTGACCGGTGACGAGCAGAAGGTCGTCCTGCCGGACCTGGCCGCCGGCTGCTCGATGGCCGACATGGCCACCGCGGAGCAGGTCGCCGAGTGCTGGGACGTCCTGACGGAGGCCGGGGTCGCCGACCAGGTCGTGCCGGTCTCGTACATGAACTCCTCCGCCGACATCAAGGCCTTCACCGGCAGGCACGGCGGCACGATCTGCACCTCGTCCAACGCGAAGAGGGCCCTGGAGTGGGCCTTCGAGCAGGGCGAGAAGGTGCTCTTCCTCCCGGACCAGCACCTGGGCCGGAACACGGCCGTGCGGGACATGGGCATGAGCCTGGAGGACTGCGTCCTCTACAACCCCCACAAGCCGAACGGCGGCCTCACCGCCGAGCAGCTGCGCGACGCGAAGATGATTCTGTGGCGCGGGCACTGCTCGGTGCACGGGCGCTTCTCGGTGGAGTCCGTCAACGACGTGCGGGAGCGGATCCCGGGCGTCAACGTGCTGGTGCACCCGGAGTGCAAGCACGAGGTCGTGGCCGCCGCGGACCAGGTGGGTTCGACGGAGTACATCATCAAGGCCCTGGAGGCGGCCCCGGCCGGCTCGAAGTGGGCGATCGGCACGGAGCTGAACCTGGTGCGTCGGCTGGCGAACCGTTTCGCCGCGGAGGACAAGGAGATCGTCTTCCTCGACAAGACGGTGTGCTTCTGCTCGACGATGAACCGGATCGACCTGCCGCACCTGGTCTGGACGCTGGAGTCGCTGGCCGAGGGGAACCTCGTCAACCGCATCCAGGTCGACCCGGAGACGGAGAAGTTCGCGAAGCTGGCGCTGGAGCGGATGCTGGCGCTCCCGTAG
- a CDS encoding PspA/IM30 family protein, whose product MKRMGMIFRAKANKALDRAEDPRETLDYSYQKQLELLQKVRRGVADVATSRKRLELQLNQLQGQSSKLEDQGRKALALGREDLAREALSRRAALQQQVTDLETQHRTLQGEEEKLTLAAQRLQAKVDAFRTKKETIKATYTAAQAQTRIGEAFSGISEEMGDVGLAIQRAEDKTQQLQARAGAIDELLASGALDDPSGTAKDDIAAELDRISGGTDVELELQRMKAELAGGSAGQQQAIEGGAEDAAPQSQQSPHKFDKQ is encoded by the coding sequence ATGAAGCGTATGGGAATGATCTTCCGCGCGAAGGCAAACAAGGCCCTTGACCGGGCCGAGGATCCGCGCGAGACCCTCGATTACTCGTACCAGAAGCAGCTTGAGCTGCTCCAGAAGGTACGCCGCGGTGTCGCCGATGTGGCGACCTCGCGCAAGCGGCTGGAGCTGCAGCTGAACCAGCTGCAGGGGCAGTCGTCGAAGCTGGAGGACCAGGGCCGCAAGGCGCTCGCGCTCGGCCGCGAGGACCTGGCCCGCGAGGCGCTGTCGAGGCGCGCCGCCCTCCAGCAGCAGGTCACCGACCTGGAGACGCAGCACCGGACGCTGCAGGGCGAGGAGGAGAAGCTCACCCTCGCGGCCCAGCGCCTGCAGGCCAAGGTGGACGCCTTCCGCACGAAGAAGGAGACCATCAAGGCCACCTACACCGCGGCCCAGGCCCAGACCCGGATCGGTGAGGCCTTCTCCGGCATCTCCGAGGAGATGGGCGACGTCGGCCTGGCCATCCAGCGGGCCGAGGACAAGACCCAGCAGCTCCAGGCCCGTGCGGGAGCCATCGACGAGCTGCTGGCCTCCGGCGCTCTCGACGACCCGTCCGGCACGGCGAAGGACGACATCGCCGCCGAGCTGGACCGGATCTCCGGTGGTACGGATGTGGAGCTGGAGCTGCAGCGCATGAAGGCCGAGCTGGCCGGCGGCTCCGCAGGGCAGCAGCAGGCCATCGAGGGCGGCGCCGAGGACGCGGCACCGCAGTCGCAGCAGTCCCCGCACAAGTTCGACAAGCAGTGA
- a CDS encoding HesB/IscA family protein: MSVSDETTTVSDGILLSDAAAEKVRTLLEQEGRDDLALRVAVQPGGCSGLRYQLFFDERSLDGDVVKDFGGVKVVTDRMSAPYLGGASVDFVDTIEKQGFTIDNPNATGSCACGDSFN, translated from the coding sequence ATGTCCGTATCGGACGAGACCACCACCGTGAGCGACGGCATCCTCCTGTCCGACGCCGCCGCAGAGAAGGTCAGGACCCTCCTCGAGCAGGAGGGCCGCGATGACCTCGCGCTGCGCGTCGCCGTGCAGCCCGGAGGCTGCTCGGGCCTGCGGTACCAGCTCTTCTTCGACGAGCGCTCGCTCGACGGCGACGTCGTGAAGGACTTCGGCGGCGTCAAGGTCGTCACCGACCGGATGAGCGCCCCGTACCTGGGCGGCGCCTCCGTGGACTTCGTGGACACCATCGAGAAGCAGGGCTTCACGATCGACAACCCGAACGCCACGGGCTCCTGCGCCTGCGGTGACTCCTTCAACTGA
- a CDS encoding DUF3043 domain-containing protein: MFRSRSKEEKAPTGKVTADLSKQPRDPQAPKGRPTPKRSDSQTQRRRASSGTPTDRKEAAKRQREARRADMARQREALASGDERYLPARDKGPVRRFVRDFVDSRFCIAEYFLPLAVIILILSVIQVQNIQNISLLLWLGVIVLIVVDSVGLGFRLKKQLAQRFPDTPKRGAVAYGLMRTLQMRRLRLPKPQVKRGERP; the protein is encoded by the coding sequence GTGTTCCGTAGCCGTTCCAAGGAAGAGAAGGCCCCCACCGGCAAGGTGACGGCGGACCTCTCCAAGCAGCCCCGCGACCCTCAGGCTCCCAAAGGTCGCCCCACCCCTAAGCGCAGCGACTCCCAGACGCAGCGCCGGCGCGCCTCCAGTGGCACGCCGACCGATCGCAAGGAGGCCGCGAAGCGCCAGCGCGAAGCCCGCCGGGCGGACATGGCCCGGCAGCGGGAGGCTCTCGCGTCGGGTGACGAGCGTTATCTGCCGGCGCGTGACAAGGGCCCCGTGCGGCGCTTCGTCCGTGACTTCGTGGACTCGCGCTTCTGCATCGCGGAGTACTTCCTTCCGCTCGCGGTGATCATCCTGATCCTCAGTGTGATCCAGGTGCAGAACATCCAGAACATCTCGCTGCTGCTCTGGCTCGGCGTGATCGTGCTGATCGTCGTCGACTCCGTCGGCCTCGGGTTCCGCCTCAAGAAGCAGCTGGCCCAGCGCTTCCCGGACACCCCGAAGCGCGGCGCGGTGGCCTACGGCCTGATGCGTACGCTCCAGATGCGCCGTCTGCGTCTTCCCAAGCCGCAGGTCAAGCGGGGAGAGCGGCCCTGA
- a CDS encoding cysteine desulfurase/sulfurtransferase TusA family protein has translation MPYFDAASSAPLHPVARQALLASLDEGWADPARLYREGRRAAMLLDAARETAAEAVGCRPDELVFTSSGTRAVHSAVAGALSGRRRVGRHLVLSAVEHSSVLHAAAALEAEGGSFTEVPVDRTGAVDPAAYGGALRADTALACLQSANHEVGTEQPVEETAELCADAGVPLLVDAAQSLGWGPVPGRWSLMAASAHKWGGPAGVGLLAVRKGVRFAPRGPADERESGRAAGYENIPAIVAAAASLRAVRAEAAAEAARLRLLVDRVRAAVGTLVPDVEVVGDPVRRLPHLVTFSCLYVDGETVLHELDRAGFSVSSGSSCTSSTLTPSHVLKAMGVLTEGNVRLSLPAGTTEEEVDGFLAVLPGVVAGVRERLGAPAPVSASPAARASLVVDTLGRRCPIPVIELAKVIEGVPVGGTVTVLSDDEAARLDIPAWCAMREQEYVGEEPTERGSAYVVRRLV, from the coding sequence GTGCCCTACTTCGACGCGGCCTCCTCCGCCCCCCTGCACCCCGTCGCCCGCCAGGCGCTGCTTGCCTCCCTGGACGAGGGCTGGGCCGATCCCGCCCGCCTCTACCGCGAGGGGCGGCGGGCCGCGATGCTGCTCGACGCGGCCAGGGAGACCGCCGCGGAGGCGGTCGGCTGCAGGCCGGACGAGCTCGTCTTCACCTCGTCCGGGACCCGTGCGGTGCACTCGGCGGTGGCCGGAGCGCTTTCCGGGCGTCGGCGTGTCGGCCGCCATCTGGTCCTCTCCGCGGTCGAGCACTCCTCGGTGCTCCACGCGGCCGCGGCCCTCGAAGCGGAGGGCGGGTCCTTCACCGAGGTGCCGGTGGACAGGACCGGGGCGGTGGACCCCGCGGCGTACGGCGGGGCTCTCCGCGCGGACACCGCGCTGGCCTGTCTCCAGTCCGCCAACCACGAGGTGGGGACCGAACAGCCGGTGGAGGAGACCGCGGAGCTCTGTGCCGACGCCGGCGTGCCGCTGCTGGTGGACGCCGCGCAGTCGCTCGGCTGGGGGCCGGTGCCCGGCCGCTGGTCGCTGATGGCCGCGAGCGCCCACAAGTGGGGCGGGCCCGCCGGGGTCGGGCTGCTGGCCGTCCGCAAGGGGGTCCGCTTCGCGCCCCGGGGACCGGCCGACGAGCGGGAGTCGGGCCGGGCCGCCGGCTACGAGAACATCCCGGCGATCGTGGCGGCCGCGGCCTCCCTGCGCGCGGTGCGCGCCGAGGCGGCGGCGGAGGCGGCGCGGCTGCGCCTCCTGGTGGACCGCGTCAGGGCGGCGGTGGGAACGCTGGTTCCGGATGTGGAGGTGGTCGGCGATCCGGTGCGGCGGCTGCCGCACCTGGTGACCTTCTCCTGTCTCTATGTCGACGGGGAGACCGTGCTCCACGAGCTGGACCGGGCCGGGTTCTCCGTCTCGTCCGGCTCCTCCTGCACGAGCAGCACCCTGACGCCCAGCCACGTCCTGAAGGCGATGGGGGTGCTCACGGAGGGAAACGTGCGCCTGTCACTTCCGGCCGGGACGACGGAGGAAGAGGTCGACGGCTTCCTGGCCGTGCTGCCGGGCGTGGTGGCCGGGGTGCGGGAAAGGCTCGGCGCGCCCGCTCCGGTGTCGGCCTCCCCCGCGGCGCGCGCCTCGCTCGTCGTCGACACACTGGGCAGGCGCTGCCCGATCCCGGTGATCGAACTCGCAAAGGTGATCGAAGGGGTGCCCGTGGGCGGCACGGTGACGGTGCTCTCCGACGACGAGGCCGCCCGCCTCGACATCCCGGCCTGGTGCGCGATGCGGGAACAGGAGTACGTGGGCGAGGAGCCGACGGAGCGCGGCTCGGCCTACGTGGTCCGCCGTCTCGTGTGA
- a CDS encoding efflux RND transporter permease subunit, with the protein MSWLSRFSLAQRALIGLISIVALVFGAIAIPQLKQQLLPTIELPMVSVLAPYQGASPDVVEKQVVEPLENAIKAVDGVEGVTSTASEGNAVVMATFDFGDEGTKQLVADIQQAVNRARVQLPDDVDPQVIAGSTDDIPTVVLAVTSDKDQQALADQLDRTVVPALEDIEGVGQVAVDGVQDLQVSVVPDDRKLAAAGLNAGSLAQALQAGGATVPAGSFSESGKSRTIQVGGSFTSLQQIEDLKVSAANPATGKSGKPVRVGDIATVKQEPATAVSLTRTNGKPSLAVMATMDKDGSAVAISDAVQDKLPGLRKDLGAGAELTVVSDQGPAVSKAISGLTTEGALGLLFAVVVILVFLASIRSTLVTAVSIPLSVVLALIVLWTRDLSLNMLTLGALTIAIGRVVDDSIVVLENIKRHLGYGEERRSAIITAVREVAGAVTSSTLTTVAVFLPIGLVGGMVGQLFGSFSLTVTAALLASLLVSLTVVPVLSFWFLRAPKGTAADPDEARRKAEEKEAASRLQRIYVPVLRFATRRRVTSIVLAFVVLFGTFGMAPLLKTNFFDQGEQEVLSVKQELTPGTSLAAADEAAQKVEKVLAADKGVEDYQVTVGSSGFMAAFGGGTGANQASYQITLKDSADFDATQDRIDEALGKLDGIGDTTIAAGDGFGSQDLSVVVKAADADVLKKASEAVRGEVAKLEDVTDVQSDLAQSVPRISVKANDKAADAGFNETTLGAAVAGAVRGTPSGTAIMDDTERDVLVKSASPATTLAELKALPLGPVKLGQIADVKLVPGPVSMTRIDGQRAATITAKPTGDNTGAVTASLQTKIDALDLPEGATATIGGVSQDQNDAFMKLGLAMLAAIAIVFMLLVATFRSLVQPLILLVSIPFAATGAIGLLVVTGTPMGVPAMIGMLMLIGIVVTNAIVLIDLINQYRSQGMGVVEAVIEGGRHRLRPILMTALATIFALLPMALGVTGEGGFISQPLAVVVIGGLITSTLLTLLLVPTLYAMVELRKERRAKKKAAKRGATSGDAAPEAAEEAVSEEPEPAKA; encoded by the coding sequence ATGTCCTGGCTGTCCAGATTCAGCCTCGCGCAAAGGGCGCTGATCGGGCTGATCTCGATCGTCGCGCTCGTTTTCGGAGCGATCGCGATCCCGCAGCTCAAGCAGCAGCTGCTCCCCACCATCGAACTCCCGATGGTGTCGGTGCTGGCGCCCTATCAGGGTGCGTCCCCCGATGTGGTCGAGAAGCAGGTAGTCGAGCCCCTCGAGAACGCCATCAAGGCCGTCGACGGCGTCGAGGGCGTCACCTCGACCGCCAGCGAGGGCAACGCCGTCGTCATGGCGACCTTCGACTTCGGTGACGAGGGCACGAAGCAGCTCGTCGCCGACATCCAGCAGGCCGTGAACCGCGCCCGCGTCCAGCTGCCCGACGACGTCGACCCGCAGGTCATCGCCGGCTCGACGGACGACATCCCGACCGTCGTCCTCGCCGTCACCTCCGACAAGGACCAGCAGGCGCTCGCCGACCAGCTGGACCGCACGGTCGTCCCGGCGCTCGAGGACATCGAGGGCGTCGGCCAGGTCGCGGTCGACGGAGTCCAGGACCTCCAGGTCTCCGTCGTCCCCGACGACAGGAAGCTCGCCGCGGCCGGCTTGAACGCCGGGTCGCTGGCCCAGGCACTCCAGGCCGGGGGAGCGACGGTCCCGGCCGGCTCCTTCTCCGAGTCGGGCAAGAGCCGCACCATCCAGGTGGGCGGTTCCTTCACCTCGCTCCAGCAGATCGAGGACCTGAAGGTCTCCGCCGCGAACCCGGCCACGGGGAAGTCCGGGAAGCCGGTCCGTGTCGGTGACATCGCCACGGTGAAGCAGGAGCCCGCCACCGCGGTCTCCCTCACCCGCACGAACGGCAAGCCGAGCCTCGCGGTGATGGCGACGATGGACAAGGACGGCAGCGCCGTCGCCATCTCGGACGCCGTCCAGGACAAGCTCCCGGGCCTGCGTAAGGACCTCGGCGCCGGCGCCGAGCTGACCGTGGTCTCCGACCAGGGGCCCGCCGTCTCCAAGGCGATCTCCGGCCTGACCACGGAAGGCGCGCTCGGGCTGCTCTTCGCGGTCGTCGTGATCCTGGTGTTCCTCGCGTCTATCCGCTCGACGCTGGTCACCGCAGTCTCCATCCCGCTCTCCGTGGTCCTCGCGCTGATCGTGCTCTGGACCCGCGACCTGTCGCTGAACATGCTGACCCTCGGCGCGCTGACCATCGCGATCGGCCGCGTCGTCGACGACTCCATCGTCGTCCTGGAGAACATCAAGCGGCACCTCGGCTACGGCGAGGAGCGCCGGTCGGCGATCATCACCGCGGTCAGGGAAGTGGCCGGCGCGGTCACCTCGTCCACGCTCACCACCGTCGCGGTCTTCCTGCCCATCGGGCTGGTCGGCGGCATGGTCGGCCAGCTCTTCGGCTCCTTCTCCCTCACGGTCACGGCGGCCCTGCTGGCCTCCCTGCTGGTCTCGCTGACCGTGGTCCCGGTCCTCTCGTTCTGGTTCCTCCGGGCCCCCAAGGGCACCGCCGCCGACCCGGACGAGGCGCGCCGCAAGGCCGAGGAGAAGGAAGCCGCCAGTCGGCTCCAGCGGATCTACGTCCCGGTGCTCCGCTTCGCGACCCGGCGCCGTGTCACCAGCATCGTGCTCGCGTTCGTGGTTCTGTTCGGCACGTTCGGCATGGCACCCCTGCTCAAGACGAACTTCTTCGACCAGGGCGAGCAGGAGGTCCTCTCCGTCAAGCAGGAGCTGACTCCCGGTACGAGCCTGGCCGCCGCCGACGAGGCCGCGCAGAAGGTCGAGAAGGTCCTCGCCGCCGACAAGGGCGTGGAGGACTACCAGGTCACCGTCGGATCCTCCGGCTTCATGGCCGCCTTCGGCGGCGGTACGGGCGCCAACCAGGCCTCCTACCAGATCACCCTCAAGGACTCGGCGGACTTCGACGCCACCCAGGACCGGATCGACGAGGCCCTCGGCAAGCTCGACGGCATCGGCGACACCACGATCGCCGCGGGCGACGGCTTCGGCAGCCAGGACCTCAGCGTCGTGGTCAAGGCCGCCGACGCGGACGTCCTGAAGAAGGCGTCGGAAGCGGTGCGCGGCGAGGTCGCGAAGCTCGAGGACGTCACCGACGTCCAGAGCGACCTGGCGCAGAGCGTCCCGCGCATCTCGGTCAAGGCCAACGACAAGGCGGCCGACGCCGGGTTCAACGAGACCACGCTCGGCGCGGCGGTCGCCGGTGCGGTGCGCGGCACCCCGTCCGGCACGGCGATCATGGACGACACCGAGCGTGACGTCCTGGTGAAGTCGGCCTCGCCGGCCACCACCCTGGCCGAACTGAAGGCGCTTCCGCTGGGCCCGGTGAAGCTGGGCCAGATCGCCGACGTGAAGCTGGTCCCCGGTCCGGTCTCGATGACCCGGATCGACGGACAGCGGGCGGCGACGATCACCGCCAAGCCGACCGGCGACAACACCGGCGCGGTCACCGCCTCGCTCCAGACGAAGATCGACGCCCTGGACCTCCCGGAGGGTGCCACCGCGACCATCGGTGGTGTCTCCCAGGACCAGAACGACGCCTTCATGAAGCTGGGCCTGGCCATGCTGGCGGCGATCGCGATCGTCTTCATGCTGCTGGTGGCCACCTTCAGGTCGCTCGTCCAGCCGCTGATCCTGCTGGTCTCCATCCCCTTCGCGGCGACCGGCGCCATCGGCCTCCTGGTCGTCACCGGCACCCCCATGGGCGTCCCGGCGATGATCGGCATGCTGATGCTGATCGGCATCGTGGTGACCAACGCGATCGTGCTGATCGACCTGATCAACCAGTACAGGTCGCAGGGCATGGGCGTCGTCGAAGCCGTGATCGAGGGCGGGCGCCACCGCCTCCGCCCGATCCTGATGACGGCACTGGCGACGATCTTCGCCCTCCTGCCGATGGCACTCGGCGTCACCGGTGAGGGCGGGTTCATCTCCCAGCCGCTGGCGGTCGTGGTGATCGGCGGTCTGATCACCTCCACACTGCTGACCCTGCTCCTGGTGCCGACGCTCTACGCGATGGTCGAGCTCCGCAAGGAACGCCGCGCGAAGAAGAAGGCGGCCAAGCGGGGCGCGACGTCCGGCGACGCCGCCCCGGAGGCGGCCGAGGAAGCCGTCTCCGAGGAGCCGGAGCCCGCGAAGGCCTGA